GCACAAATTATTTATGCTCATATAAACTCCAAGATTATTGGTATACGGGCAAATTTCATCCACCACCAAAGAATATTTTTTCTCATAAACGGTATCCTCAAAAATAATCTCATCACCTACATTAACCTTTAGCTTTTTTGCAAAGGAATCGGATACTATAATGTGGTTTTCTTCTCTAGGTATCTTAAAGTCATTAAAAATATCACTGTCTTCTTGTACACCGTAAAAAGTTACTTTCACATTATCCTTAGTCAGGTAGTACTCCGTCTCTAAGGAATAAATTAATACCTTTTCTCCCCCTTTCGCTTCTACAGGAACTTTTAATATATACTGATACTCATACGGAATGGTGTCGTCAATGGTATCCACATAATAATCCATGAGGGGCTTTAAGCCTATTCCAAACATCAATAAAAAGCTGGATAAAAAGATGCCAAAAAACAGTACCAGATAGCTTCCTTTATTTTGAAGAATCACACGAATCCTAAAGCGGTTTATAAATTTGAAGTTCGGAAGCTTTGCTGCCTTTTTTTGCTTTCTCTTCTTAAGATCCTTTCTAAGAAAACGATGAGGTGACAGGGACATTTTATTTACAAGGAGCAAAAGATTTATCACAATCATAATAACTATAGGAATTATTGTGGTTTTTATAAATGCTACCTGATTAAATTTGACGGTCAAAGGCGGCAGGCAGTATGATTTATAGTAAATCCGCTTAAACGGTTCAATCATCACCGTATACCCCAAAGCATTTCCCGCTACCAATGCAAGAAATGTAACAATGATAGGCAGAGCTATGTAGTGAAGAACCAGTTCGGCTTTTTTATATCCCATCGAACGAAGGGTGCCGATGATTGAAGCTTCTTCCTCAATGGTATGTGCAGAAAGTACTGCAAATACAAAGGCAATAATTACCACCAGAATATAGATTAATACTTCCATTATAGGTCCGTCTTTTCCCATATCATTAGGAAGGAAACTGATACTTTGATTATCTTTTGCAATTAAGAAATCCTGGACATTCACACCGTTACCCACAAGAATCTTACGGATTCTGTTGGCGGCTTCCACCTTCTCTTTATCAGAGAGATTCCGATCATTGTGGCGGTAACTGTAGCGGTATGTAACGGTACTTTCCTCAAACCCTGCAAAGCCTTCATTTGATACCACACACACACCAAACCCGGTGGTATTCATAACCAGGTCCTGGTTACTCAAAAACAGGGAACTATAATCAGGCAAAGAAATTGTCCCTGAAACGGTAAATATAATTTTGTTCAGTTCAAGAGAATCCCCCACCTTAATATTATGGTTTTCGGCAAATAACCGGTCCACTGCAATCTCATTTTTATCGGCCGGAAGTGAACCTTCAAAAAGAGCCGGGATATTCATTTCACTTCTTTCATTAAAAATATATACCTTTGTCCCTCCGTTGAATTCCTCCGCCGTGCTGTAAAAATTATCGCAAAGGACAATGTCTTCTTCCTCCAGCTTGCTTTTTATTTTATCTTCTAACGGAAACGCTGCTTCAAAATATCCGTCTTCTACCTTATTTTCAATCAGGTATTCATCCAATGAATACTTAGCACTCTCCATCACACACAAAAATCCGGATTCTAAAATGATGGTAGTGACCAAAAGCAAAAACGTACATATATATCTTCCCACATTTTTTTTGAGTTCGCGTAAATAACGTTTGCTTAACGGATTTCTCATGCCGGTCACCTCCTACCACTCTAACAGGCCGGCAGGTATGGGATTTTCATTTACATAGTCTGAGACAATGACACCATCCCGCATTCTTAGTACATGGTTGGCTATATTTTTAATTGCATCATTATGGGTCACAATGATAATTGTATTGCTGTATTTTTTATTTATTTCCTCTATAAGGCTTAAAATTTCTTTTGATGTCTGGTAGTCAAGAGCTCCCGTTGGTTCATCACACAAAAGAACGGACGGGTTCTTAACCAGGGCTCTTCCAATGGCACAACGCTGCTGCTGTCCGCCGGACAATTGAGAAGGCAGTTTATCCTTATGTTCATATAGACCAAGGGTTTTCAATAATTCATCTATTTCCAAAGGATTCTTGCTAAGGTA
The genomic region above belongs to Acetivibrio saccincola and contains:
- a CDS encoding FtsX-like permease family protein, with the translated sequence MRNPLSKRYLRELKKNVGRYICTFLLLVTTIILESGFLCVMESAKYSLDEYLIENKVEDGYFEAAFPLEDKIKSKLEEEDIVLCDNFYSTAEEFNGGTKVYIFNERSEMNIPALFEGSLPADKNEIAVDRLFAENHNIKVGDSLELNKIIFTVSGTISLPDYSSLFLSNQDLVMNTTGFGVCVVSNEGFAGFEESTVTYRYSYRHNDRNLSDKEKVEAANRIRKILVGNGVNVQDFLIAKDNQSISFLPNDMGKDGPIMEVLIYILVVIIAFVFAVLSAHTIEEEASIIGTLRSMGYKKAELVLHYIALPIIVTFLALVAGNALGYTVMIEPFKRIYYKSYCLPPLTVKFNQVAFIKTTIIPIVIMIVINLLLLVNKMSLSPHRFLRKDLKKRKQKKAAKLPNFKFINRFRIRVILQNKGSYLVLFFGIFLSSFLLMFGIGLKPLMDYYVDTIDDTIPYEYQYILKVPVEAKGGEKVLIYSLETEYYLTKDNVKVTFYGVQEDSDIFNDFKIPREENHIIVSDSFAKKLKVNVGDEIIFEDTVYEKKYSLVVDEICPYTNNLGVYMSINNLCRLLEKDTGTFNSYVSQKKLDIDDAYIAKFMNRSDFLGVAKQVMISFGNVIAIINVFSVFAYLVLMYLLTKIVIDKNSLYISFMKVFGYEKKEIRKLYLDTSAIVVLISLLVCLPLEANLFKMILVYISSLIEGYMDFYLPVSVYVKIVLVGVIAYFGINALHLGKVRRIPMNEALKNRE
- a CDS encoding ABC transporter ATP-binding protein — translated: MRIKVNDVHKFYGEGDSKVEVLRGVNCEIKDGEICVLLGPSGSGKSTLLNIIGGIETADSGCVDIGESCTKYMNEKELTQYRRNHLGFVFQFYNLVPNLTLKENIEVCAYLSKNPLEIDELLKTLGLYEHKDKLPSQLSGGQQQRCAIGRALVKNPSVLLCDEPTGALDYQTSKEILSLIEEINKKYSNTIIIVTHNDAIKNIANHVLRMRDGVIVSDYVNENPIPAGLLEW